A genome region from Setaria italica strain Yugu1 chromosome III, Setaria_italica_v2.0, whole genome shotgun sequence includes the following:
- the LOC101769306 gene encoding probable sugar phosphate/phosphate translocator At2g25520 has protein sequence MGRDGGGGGMSESVLRKVLLSYCYVAVWIFLSFSVIVYNKYILDPKMYNWPFPISLTMVHMAFCSSLAVALVRVLRVVDLPTSPAMTPQLYTSSVVPIGALYAMSLWFSNSAYIYLSVSFIQMLKALMPVAVYSIGVLFKKETFRSSSMLNMLSISFGVAIAAYGEARFDLRGVALQLAAVAFEATRLVLIQILLTSKGISLNPITSLYYVAPCCLCFLVVPWAFVELPRLRAVGTFQPDFFIFGTNSLCAFALNLAVFLLVGKTSALTMNVAGVVKDWLLIAFSWSVIRDTVTPINLFGYGIAFLGVAYYNHVKLQALKAKEAQKKAAQADEEAGSLLQERDGHGDRKSDNQA, from the coding sequence atggggcgggacggcggcggcggcggcatgtcGGAGTCGGTGCTCCGGAAGGTGCTCCTCTCCTACTGCTACGTCGCGGTGTGgatcttcctctccttctccgtcATCGTCTACAACAAGTACATCCTCGACCCCAAGATGTACAACTGGCCCTTCCCCATCTCGCTCACCATGGTGCACATGGCCTTCTGCTCCTCCCTCGCCGTCGCGCTCGTCCGCGTCCTCCGCGTCGTCGACCTCCCCACCTCCCCCGCCATGACCCCGCAGCTCTACACCTCCTCCGTCGTCCCCATCGGCGCGCTCTACGCCATGTCCCTCTGGTTCTCCAACTCCGCGTACATCTACCTCTCCGTGTCCTTCATCCAGATGCTCAAGGCGCTTATGCCCGTCGCCGTATATTCCATCGGGGTGCTCTTCAAGAAGGAGACCTTCCGGTCCTCCTCCATGCTCAACATGCTGTCCATCTCCTTTGGCGTCGCCATCGCTGCCTACGGCGAGGCGCGCTTCGACCTGCGCGGCGTCGCGCTGCAGCTGGCCGCCGTCGCCTTCGAGGCCACGCGGCTCGTGCTCATCCAGATCCTGCTCACATCCAAGGGCATCTCGCTCAACCCCATCACCTCGCTGTACTACGTCGCGCCGTGCTGCCTCTGCTTCCTCGTCGTGCCCTGGGCTTTCGTCGAGCTGCCCAGGCTGCGCGCCGTGGGAACTTTCCAGCCAGATTTCTTCATCTTCGGGACCAACTCGCTGTGCGCCTTCGCGCTTAACCTTGCCGTCTTCCTGCTCGTTGGCAAGACCTCCGCGCTGACCATGAACGTCGCCGGAGTAGTCAAGGACTGGCTGCTGATTGCCTTCTCATGGTCGGTGATCCGGGACACAGTCACCCCGATCAACCTGTTTGGCTACGGGATCGCTTTCCTTGGGGTGGCCTACTATAACCACGTCAAGCTGCAAGCGCTCAAGGCCAAGGAGGCGCAGAAGAAGGCCGCGCAGGCTGACGAGGAGGCTGGTTCGCTGTTGCAGGAGCGCGATGGGCACGGTGATCGCAAGAGTGACAACCAGGCTTAG